In one window of Athene noctua chromosome 17, bAthNoc1.hap1.1, whole genome shotgun sequence DNA:
- the LOC141967534 gene encoding protein DGCR6 — protein MERFGGGAGPGGYEAAAEQLSRQQERHYRLLSELQALVKALPSPCQQRLSYTTLSDLALALLDGTVFEIVQGLLEIQHLTEKNLYSQRLQLHSEHRGLKQELFHRHKEAQQCCRPHNLPLLRAAQQREMEAVEQRIREEQRMMDEKIVLELDQKVIDQQSTLEKAGVSGFYITTNPQELTLQMNLLELIRKLQQKESESEKAFS, from the exons atGGAGCGGttcggcggcggggccgggcccggggggtacgaggcggcggcggagcagcTGTCCCGGCAGCAGGAGCGGCACTACCGGCTGCTCTCGGAGCTGCAGGCGCTGGTGAAGGCGCTGCCCAG CCCCTGCCAGCAGCGCCTCTCGTACACGACGCTGAGCGACCTGGCGCTGGCGCTGCTAGACGGGACCGTCTTCGAGATCGTGCAGGGCCTGCTGGAGATCCAGCACCTCACCGAGAAGAACCTCTACAGCCAGCGACTGCAGCTGCACAGCGAGCACCGCG GGCTGAAGCAGGAGCTCTTCCACCGGCACAAGGAGGCCCAGCAGTGCTGCCGCCCCCACAACCTGCCGCTGCTCCGCGCCGCCCAGCAGCGCGAGAtggag GCTGTGGAGCAACGAATTCGAGAGGAGCAGCGAATGATGGATGAGAAGATAGTCTTGGAACTGGACCAAAAAGTGATAGACCAACAGAGCACTCTGGAGAAGGCTGGGGTGTCTGGCTTCTACATCACCACCAACCCACAG GAGCTGACTTTACAGATGAATTTACTGGAACTGATTCGGAAGTTACAACAGAAGGAATCCGAGTCAGAGAAGGCTTTTTCCTGA
- the SLC7A4 gene encoding cationic amino acid transporter 4, with amino-acid sequence MARWLPRSADLTRFCQKLNRVKTLEDDMMETSFNRCLSTIDLTLLGIGGMVGSGLYVLTGTVAKEIAGPAVIVSFIIAGFASLLAALCYAEFGARVPKTGSAYMFTYVSVGEIWAFLIGWNVLLEYMIGGAAVARAWSGYLDSIFNHKIKNFTETHVGTWQVPFLARYPDFLAAAILLVATAFISFGAKVSSWLNHVFSAISMGVILFILIMGFILAQPKNWSTQEGGFAPYGLSGIMAGTATCFYAFVGFDVIAASSEEARNPQRAVPRAIAFSLGLATGAYILVSVVLTLMVPWHTLDPDSALADAFYRRGYAWAGFLVAAGSICAMNTVLLSNLFSLPRIVYAMAEDGLFFQVFSRVHPRTQVPVIGIVVFGLLMALLALVFDLEALVQFLSIGTLLAYTFVAASIIVLRFQQQKVDVPAPAAGGRPSSESHEGPSASELKEYESFSDKLQLVDRDKSKEHREPGQLKAAFEPYLEFLSDFYPGEVVTVAVVTLMVSAICLCSILVFGNTHLHLPTWSYSLLLVLFSLGFLLSLLLIWAHEQQRGTQTFQIPLVPLSPALSIVLNIYLMLKLSYMTWLRFAIWLLLGLLVYFGYGIWHSKENLREPRPQRVSARYVVFPSGSLEERVQAVQPSSQPAAGLPDTDTDDCKR; translated from the exons ATGGCGAGATGGCTGCCTCGTTCAGCTGACCTGACCCGCTTCTGCCAGAAACTCAACCGGGTGAAGACCTTGGAGGATGACATGATGGAGACATCCTTCAACAGATGCCTGTCCACCATCGACTTGACGCTGCTGGGCATCGGGGGCATGGTGGGCTCTGGGCTGTACGTCCTCACAGGCACCGTGGCCAAAGAGATCGCTGGCCCCGCCGTCATAGTCTCCTTCATCATCGCTGGCTTTGCTTCGCTCCTGGCTGCTCTCTGCTACGCCGAGTTTGGTGCCCGGGTACCCAAGACAGGCTCTGCCTACATGTTCACCTACGTGTCTGTGGGTGAGATCTGGGCCTTCCTCATCGGCTGGAATGTGCTGCTGGAGTACATGATAGGGGGAGCCGCGGTGGCCAGGGCCTGGAGTGGCTACCTGGATTCTATTTTCAACCACAAGATAAAGAACTTCACCGAGACCCATGTGGGCACCTGGCAGGTGCCGTTCCTGGCCCGCTACCCTGATTTCTTGGCAGCCGCCATCCTGCTGGTAGCCACTGCCTTCATCTCCTTTGGGGCCAAAGTGTCCTCCTGGCTCAACCACGTCTTCTCAGCCATCAGCATGGGTGTCATCCTCTTCATCCTCATCATGGGCTTCATCCTTGCACAGCCCAAGAACTGGAGTACCCAAGAGGGCGGCTTTGCCCCATATGGGCTGTCGGGCATCATGGCTGGCACAGCCACCTGCTTCTATGCCTTTGTAGGCTTTGATGTCATTGCAGCCTCCAGCGAAGAGGCCAGGAACCCACAGagggctgtccccagggccatTGCTTTCTCCTTGGGGTTGGCCACTGGGGCCTACATCCTGGTGTCAGTGGTGCTGACGCTGATGGTGCCCTGGCACACACTGGACCCCGACTCTGCCTTGGCGGATGCGTTTTACAGGAGGGGCTACGCCTGGGCAGGCTTCCTGGTGGCCGCTGGCTCCATCTGCG CGATGAACACAGTCCTGCTGAGCAACCTCTTCTCCCTGCCGCGCATCGTCTACGCCATGGCCGAGGATGGGCTCTTCTTTCAGGTCTTCTCCCGAGTGCATCCCCGCACGCAGGTGCCCGTCATTGGCATCGTGGTCTTTGGGCTGCTCATGGCCCTGCTGGCCCTTGTCTTCGACCTGGAAGCCCTGGTGCAGTTCCTGTCCATTGGCACGCTGCTGGCCTACACCTTCGTGGCCGCTAGCATCATCGTCCTGCGCTTCCAGCAGCAGAAGGTGGATGTCCCCGCACCAGCAGCTGGTGGCCGGCCCAGCTCTGAGTCCCACGAGGGTCCCTCTGCCAGCGAGCTGAAGGAGTATGAGTCTTTCTCCGACAAGCTCCAGCTGGTGGACAGGGACAAGAGCAAGGAGCACCGGGAGCCAGGGCAGCTGAAGGCAGCTTTTGAACCCTACTTGGAGTTCCTCAGCGACTTCTATCCGGGCGAGGTGGTCACGGTGGCCGTGGTGACCCTGATGGTGTCTGCCATCTGCCTCTGCTCCATCTTGGTGTTCGGCAACACCCACCTCCACCTGCCCACCTGGAGCTACTCCCTGCTGCTGGTCCTCTTCAGCCTGGGCTtcctgctcagcctcctcctcatCTGGGCGCACGAGCAGCAGCGTGGCACACAGACCTTTCAG ATCCCCCTGGTgcccctctccccagcactgAGCATCGTCCTCAATATCTATCTGATGCTGAAGCTCAGCTACATGACGTGGCTCCGCTTTGCCATCTGGCTGCTCTTAG GCCTGCTGGTGTACTTCGGTTACGGGATCTGGCACAGCAAGGAGAACCTGCGGGAGCCCAGGCCGCAGCGCGTCAGCGCCCGCTACGTGGTGTTCCCCAGcggcagcctggaggagagggTGCAGGCGgtccagcccagctcccagcccgCCGCTGGGCTGCCAGACACCGACACCGACGACTGCAAGAGATGA